In Planococcus citri chromosome 4, ihPlaCitr1.1, whole genome shotgun sequence, the genomic window CACGTGAGAGGTGACCTCCAGTCAGTCGTGCACAAGTTTACAACTCTGGCTAAGGTGCATAGAAAAGCGGCTGGCTGGATCACAGAGTTGAATTGTTACGACCTCGTGTATGATTTGAAACATAAAGTAAGAGGTCAATGGTACGGAATTCAGGCGCCTGAGTTGACAGTTTACGATACAAATTGGACAAACATGGTGCCATTAGATGTGTCATTTGTAGAATTGGTAAAAGATGAAGTCTTGGATCACCTGAGACGCTTGGACATCTTCCAGAGTCGTGATAGGATGTGTACTAAAATAGTGCGCAAACTGAACGCCTCAGAGCTTGATATGACTGCAAAACAGTTAGAATCAAAGAGAAGAATGCAAGCTAAATATGCAGTGATCAAAGAGAAAGACAAAGAATTGctattcagaaaattcaaagatggCTCAAGAATTCCAGTGATGCCTGACGAGTTGTTCAGGGATACCATTTTTTACTTGCACGAGATGTATGGCCATATTGGAGCGCATAAACTAGAAGCGGTCTTTAAACGATTATATTATTCACCAAATATTGTGAAAACTACACGAATTATTACGAGCGAGTGCATCACTTGTAGAAAGACCAAAGGTTATAGCGAGAAGAAGCGcttgcaattttcacaaatagaAGCGTTTAACATAGCGGATGTCATTTCTGCGGACCTGTGTGGACCAATAGCGAACGAGTACGGAGAGCCTAAGTATATGTTTGTCGCAAAGTGCGTATTTACGTCGAAAGTGTGGATTATTCCACTGGAGTCAATTCCAGCTGAGACAGTAGTGCATGCGATGGAAACTGTGCTCAATGATATAGAGAAGCTGGGCCACAAAGTTCGCAAAGTAATTACAGACAATGGCAGCCAATTTAGGAGTGAGGCGTGGAACGAGATGCTCACCGCGAATGGTATAAAAATAGGCCATACTACAACTTACAACCCTCAGTCTTCTCTGGTTGAGCGCACGATGCGCATAATTGGAGATAGGCTGAGAGCAAAGTTGAACGATGAGCCCGAGAATGACGAGTATACTCACCACGGTTGGCACGTGCATGTTAAGAAAATAGAGtctgaaataaataatacccCTACTGAATTTGGCATAAAACCGAATGAGGTATGGGGCATCGAAGATGAGTTTTCTGCCAACATGCCAACCAAATTGGCTAAGTTAAATTCTAAGTACCTGCTCAAGAAGCTGCAGCAGGACCAAATCGAGAAAAATCCTAAATCTGTGACTACCGAGACGCTCATGGAAAAGCCTATGGAGCTCTCAAACCTGATACGTGACGAAGATGGTTATTACTGGGCAGCCGTTGATGGAGCTTGCTCAAACAACGGTTCCAGTGATGCCATAGCAGGTATAGGGGTGGCTTGGACTCCTACTGGAGAATTTAATATATCCGAAAGAGTAGACCACCCTAGGTACCGGAATACCAATAATTTGGCCGAGGCGATAGCTCTGTGCAAAGCTATGAAAGTGATGCTCAAACTAGGtgcaaaaagaggaaaaatattttcggatTCATGCTATTTAACAACAGCAATAAATTATAATGTAGAGAAATGGAAGATCAATAACTGGAAGAATGCTAGTAAAAAACCAGTTGTGCaccgagaaatttttcaagaaattttagaattgaaagaaaagtttgAGAAGTTTGAGTTAAAGCACACACCTGCGAGAAGCTTTGATCGTAACAACCACGCCGCTGATAAGCTAGCGCGTAAGGCGGTGTATACACAAGAGTTGGTAGACCTGCGAGTTGATGAAATGACCGAGCAGCAGgcgttaatttcatttattcgaGAAAAGAGAAAGCTACAAAGATCAAGAGATGAAGtagcattttataaaattaagggAGACCCCATTTGTTACGAGGAGGGGGAATTAGTTATGCTTACGGAACACAGACAGAGCTCATATGATAAAGGAgtctcgaaaaaattgtttcctaaGCGTTTTGGGCCTTACATGGTCATGAAGCATGTCGGAGATAATGCATACAGAGTAAGAAGCATAGCTAACGAGTCTGATGAGCAAATTGTCAATGCTAGGCAAAtgacaatttatttgaatttagaACAACAagagaagctcaaaaatgatcCGAAATTAAAGTCAAAGACAGACTCAAGGcccttaattgaaaaaattaaagagaaagTAACGCCGAAAGAGATAGAAAGGCCAGAAATTGACGAGGAGGTCGAAGAGGAGGTCATTGACCCTAAAATACACGATCAAGTAGCAGAAAGAGCAGCTAGGCTATTGGCTAGAGAATTGCGAAAGAAAGAGCTAGAACAAGCTGAGGAAAAGAGAGGAAAGAAACTGCAAGAATTCCAGAAACTCAAAAAGCATGCGAGACGCAAGTTAGATGATAAAGAAAACGAGAAGATTGCTACGTGCATTAAAAAAGCCGTTGGTTTGACAACAAAGGCTGGAGAAATACTTGCGAACGCGGAAAAGAAAGATAAAGAtagaaaaagaacgaaaaagtTGAAGCCAGGTGAAAAAGCACCTGGGTCAGACGATCCGGATTATGTACCACCTACAAgcacgaaaagaagaaaaaagaaaacagtaaattttataGCTCTGGAAAAATTAGAATCTCATCACCGTGTGATGTTCGTAGAGTTGTACATGAATTACGAGGACGTGCtgaaataaaaagagaaaaagagtaGCTGGAATTCGAGGTACTGGTTGGTGCCTAAATTTTAatctgtaaataatttttttttattagttttaaatcttattttattcaaattactcGTAGCAATATTTTAACctagttttaaaaaaccaaaaagagcAAGCCATCGAAAGTAAAAGCAAGTTCTATCCGAGTAGCATACGAGCTGTATGAAGAGAAGTAGTACTAGCGAGTAGGCGGGGGGTAGAATGGAACGAACGCAACGAGAACGAAAACGAGCGGCTCCCCGCAACCTGTAGTTACGAAGCAGAGAGTAGTCTGTACGTTAGCGAGTAGGCGGGGGGTGGTAAAGAGTCGCACGCATCAGCTGATAAAACTAGATCGGTTGAAACGAACCAACGAACGAGGAAAGTAATGCCAAGGACGTTGCAGTTTTGATGTATTATTGATGCGTGTTATGTAATAACGTGAATGTTTGTTGAAAGTTTGTAGTGAAGTGCGTATTCGTAGAGTTCGGCATATTGATGCTTTTGTGGTAAATTTTGCGCTAATTGGTGATCGTAAAAGCTCACGTACGCGTGTGTATGTGCGAAATCGTATAATTTGgcgtaaaaaagtaaaaaatcggGTAATTTATTTGAGAAGTGAACAGTTTGCTGCATGTTTGTTTCGGTAAGGTCTAACAAAGAAGCCTAAAATCAAAATGGCGTAAGTCTATTGAATATGGTTTTTAATTCGCTCGTGTTGTATTTTTCCGTtagaaaagtgaataaaaattcgaaacgtGTTGATTAGAAGAAAAATTCCAGTAAAAGAGTAGCTCCTCGTGTATTTCGACTGGGTAAGTTGAATTTGTTTATCCTCGTGTGCAATTAATTTCATTGTGTTACACGATACGTCATGCTTAATTAGTGAAAGATTATTAATTTAGTGTGGTATTTTTTGCACACAGCCGAAGAAGCTACCGGCTATACGAGAAGCGACGTGGTTTTTTGTCTTGTTTCAACGAGTTGGAAAAACGATAGTGGTCAAGTGgtggcatgaaatttttcgacgaagttttgttttattacaaAAGGTAAGCGAAATGCACGGAGTAAACTATCGTATATGTGAACGTAGTGCTAATTGGAAgtacgtgtaattaaaaaatgaactacgaGTAGCGTATTGAGATGTTTATTACCTGTTTCAGCTGATTAGTTGGACGTTTGAGTGGTAAATATTCGTTTGACGAGAATTCTATCGACGCTGAGATTAGGTAAGCTGGATTagaagtacctacgagtagtttACACGTACCTACAAACAAAGTAAGATAATACGAAAATTAATTACCTGTCGATGCTTTCAGTAATAAGACATATTGGATCGCAGTAAATCGATTCGAGAAGCTGGAAGTTTATTTTAGTCAGACAGAGGTAATTAGGATAAATAGAGTAGATTACGagtaaaatacgaaaaatgcatttgtacTTACCGTTGTGCCGTTGATTTGCCACAGCTATTGACGTAAAATGGATGGCGCGGACGAAAGAGAAGATATACCGAGACGAGCGTTTGTTTGGGATGATAGCAACAGCAGCACTTCCGAAAGGTAAAGATCTTCGATACCTGTAAAATAGAGTAAAAATTAGATTATTCTCGAGTAGCATCGATAATTAACAGAGTACGGTGTAATTGTTATTCAAATTTAGCGAAGAGGAAGATGACGCAACGCATTACCGCGTTTTCCGCTGCCAGCTATGCGGACAGGCCATTGGTGAAGGCTCGAgaagcaaaaaatcgaattccagAGCCCTCGCCTTGCCATGCGGACATCAGTTGcacaaaaaatgcatgaaaaagcaTAATGTCGAGGTGCCGGGTGATTGTCCGGTGGTCCGGTGTAAAAAATCCGGTAAAGTCGATCCGGCCACATGGGTAAAATTACGAGGTGGCACGACGGAGATTTCGAGACGGGCCAACGAAGATAACGAGTCGCTGCGGGAAAGATTGCGGGATGCGGAACGACAGGTACAAACGCTGATCGAGCAAAACGAGTCGCTCATGAGAAATACGCCGAGAACCGAGTTGGAGCTACGAGAACGCGAGCTGAAAATTGCAATCGACAAAGCGGTGCGTCTGCGTAAAGAATTAGACGAGCTGCAGGCTACCGCTACTGCACTTGCTGATCGGAATCGGGTCCTCCTACTAGCGCATGAAGGCAAGGAAGAACCGACGCCAGAGGAGCTGGTGGAAGACGCCTACGCGATCGAGAaagaaaaacgagactttgacgTGCGATTCGATGCTGGTAAGCTGCGGTCAGATGGGCATTGTAGTTGTTTCGAAAGAGTAAACTTAGGTGTTGTGTATTTTATGTCATTTAGAAAACAGAGCAATTCGAGATAGGCGTTACCAACAGTTCGAAGAAGCGTTACGCGAAAATGACACGAGTTTCGAACGGGCATTAAGCGCAATAAGTCGAGCGCGCAGCTTCAATCATATTGAAGATCACCGCGTCATGATGCTGTTGGACCTAGATCGCCAAGCAGAGGAGCGTGAGATTACCTTGACTGAAATACTCGATGGTTTGGACGTTGTGCCGGTGTTAGGAGGTGAGCGTCCGCAAATATGGTTTTAGTTTTGAGTAATGAAACGAGTAGTAAACGAGTTGTGTCTTTTCTTGTGTATGTTATTAAATAGGTGTCGAGCTGCCGGTTGCTATGCAAATGATCGGGCTTAACAGTCGCTTAGAGGAGCTGTCAATAAGTTATGAAGACATCTTCGAGCTGTTGAGCGACGAGACCGAACGAGCACGAATCACCGCGAGACGATCGTTGAGACAGGCGAATGCGAGGCCATCTTCAAGCGGGGTGCCTGTGACCAACGAGCAGCCCGAAGCGATAAAGATAGAAGCGGTGGAGCAGCCAATAGAAAACGAGAAGCCACCGACGCCAAGTGTTGTTATTCCGGTCCTTTCGCCCGAGGTTATTTCGAGCGTTAACAGAGGAGCCTCGTTAAGTTACGAAAGCGTCGAAGCGTCGGTATCGTCGGACTCGGGTAAGAATAGCGAAGTAAGCCCTCGAGCTGACGAAAGAGTGTCGAGACGTGTTACACGAAAGAGAACGAGTGAGAGTACGTCGGCTGAGAGCTCTGCGTCCAAAATATCTCGTAATAGTGACATTCCCGATGGGGTACTAATTGCGTCTTTAAAACTGTGTTTAGAAAGAGCAAGTAGAGACGATTTACGTGGCGAAATTCAAAGGCTGTTAGACATGCGAGGAGATGCTGAAAATGACGCAAAACCGAACTCCGATGAGACAGAAAACCTGATTCGGAAAACTCTGCTTGAAGCGAAAGTAAAGAAGCAAGAGTCGACACCGAAGACAGAGAAGCGACCAGTGGACGTCGTGACGGGTACGCCAGCGTCAGACGCCGACAGCAGCACAAGAAAAAGTGAGTCTCGTTCGAGCCGAAAGGATACGACTACGGAAGGTTCGTCGTCAAAGAAATCTGTCCGTTCGAGTGCGTCGAAGTCGGGCGTTTCCGGCGTCGAGTCGATCAAACGAGGCAGATCAAGGAGCAGCTCGTCGAGTAGCTCAGACTCCAGTTCTTCGAGCTCGTCACCCCCGAAAAGACCTCAGCGCAAAGCCGCAGCAAAAAGAGAAGTTCCGGCAAAGAAGAAATCAgtgtcaaaaaagaaaaagccgACGCCGCCGAAGAAGAAACCGGCTGCGAAGAAGAAGGCCCCGGCACGAAAGAGAACGACGAAAGGGAAACCTTCGACGAAAGAGGAGCCCTCTGTAGAAAAAGAAAGAACCCCCGAACGAGCAGCTGAAGGAGTCCAAACGAGGAGTAAGACGCGCAGCGAATCAAAGTCGGTAGAAGAGGGAGAAATTACTCAGTCGAGCCAAGAGGTGCTCGAGCTGGCAGCGAGTTCGAACGAGGTGGAGGAGCTCGCGGCGAGcacgccaccgccaccgccaagCGACCCGGCCCCGAGTcagccaccgccgccgccgagCCCGGTGTTACGAGAACAGCTACCGGGTATTGCCCAGGTAAACGCGCAGGAACGAGCGCGACTAGTACTGATTGAGCGAGAGGCGCAATACCGCCACAATATCGAAGAGATGCTGCGCGAGCTTGATCAACAAGAGGCGAATGCGCAGGCGGGCTACTTGGAGCCACTGCCGGTAGAAGAGTGCTTCGTACCGGCCGAGCAGCGACCACCACATCCCGCCCCAGTGTGGATTTTGGCTAGCTTCCAGGTGGAACCGGACGGGCAGCGATATTATCGTAACGTATGGTTCCCGGTCACTCGCGATACGCTGCAATTGGCCATGCAGAGCAGGGGAATCATTTTAGATGATAACCTGACGACGCGGGATGATTCATTTTACGAACGAGACGGAGCAGCGGGCCTGATCGGACGATACTGGCGGGAAGGAGTAGCTTTCTATGGTATAAACTCGTTTATAGTAATTGGAGATAGTTTAGCGCACGCACTAGTTAgcgagataatttttcaaaaccgagAGGAGAAAGAGGCATGGAAGATCCACCCTATGTCTGGCTCTCGAATACCGATTACGACGATAAGGAAAAATCTTCGGAGATTCGTACTGCGGTCGCCTCAAAGGGTGATTATGTCCATTGGTCAGTACGAGACAGAAAAAGAGGAGCTTGAAGAGATCAAGAAACGCATCAGAGAACTGTGGCAAACCATGTTTAGACATGGAACTCGCCACATCTTGATGGTACCGCCGGTAACGTGGCCGCAGTGTCCGGTAAGGAGGAACGAGTTGAGACAATTCCTACGAGAAAGCCCTGGTGATTATTTCCCAGGCAGGTACGTTTACCTCGAAGGCCTCGAAGAGGTGATAAATCGAGTCCCTCCGACAGTATTCCGTGGACCGACTCCATATCTAAATGAGCACCAAGTAAGCGAGGCGCTCGTGCGAGTTTTCGAATATGCCAGTATAGAAAGAAGGCATGCTTACGGCCACTTGGCAAGGGAACGCGATCCACCGCGACCTACGGACGAGCAGCGTCGAGATCAAATTGATAGAAGTCATGAATTACGACGACACGACCGAGAAGCGCGCGAACACGTGGACAGAAACGCGGTAATGGAGAGATTGGCGCATGAAGTCCATGAGAGAGATCTCATAGACAGAGTGCAGGCGCAAGAGTATCGAAACCCGAATCGGAGACCGCTGCCGGAGCCGAACATGAACGTCCGAGAATTTGAACCGGCACCGAGGCCACGAGTAGCTCGGGAAGATCGAAGGTGGCAGCAAGCAGCGCAGGATAGACCAGCGGCCCAAGGGCAGCGAGTAGCTCGCGATGAACGAATTCAGGCCATCGCGCAACAGCCAATTCGACAGAATGTCCCTGAGCAGCAGCGTCAGAACCCCGAGCAGCAGCCTGAGAATCGAATGCCGCAGCCAGCAGCGGTACCGGCGATTGGTGTTGGTCTGGGTAGAGGACGGCTAGCCGAAAGAAGAGAAATTAGACGACGAGATGCTGAGATGGCTCAGCGCCAAAATAACCAGAATCCGGAAAACCACCGTCGGTAAAGAGTAGCGACCGGAAATGGTTTAGAATTCGTCTGTAATAGTTCCTAGCTGAGTCAAAAAGAGGAGAAGGCTGTaaattatgttatttttataattttttgagaatgtaattgttttttttttgttttcgtttgcCAAGAGAAAAGCCAGAGAAGCAGTGGTTTTTTCTATGTTATTTTACAAGTAGATGGATTGATTAAGTttaattttgtatgtttttttttagttttgtttaaATTGTTTTGTTTGCGAAAGGTATACCAAATAAAGAGTAGTGTACCAAGAAAGTGAACAACagtgaatcgattttttgtgtTTATCGTCCAATGTGATATTTGTGTTCCATTTACGTGAATTTTGTGGAATAATTTCTGTGTTAGGCAAACGAGTAGAAAAtaagagaattgaaatttttttttgtttgtttttatggTTGTATCATCGAAAGAGTAGCCAAAATACGAGGTGAAAGATGTAGTGTAAAATAAAGACTTACGTAACGAGtattgaagttttcatttcgCGAACCAACGTGTTTGAACTGGAATGAGAATAAAGAGCAGCTTTGGTTACCAACGAGATACCTGtgaaaagaaataagaaaagaacaaaGTACAAAATTCTTTTTGGTAAAAGCAGTAAAAgagaagtaaaaatattacatcCCGTGACAGGTATCAACGAGTAGCTGCGTAAACAATCCGAGTAGCTGGAGTTAGCGTGCGTGAACTGGTCTAGACGTGTTGGAATTTCAGCACCTGTGAAAAACAGAGTGTTAATATTCAGAGGTAGACTATGAGTAAATGAAAGAGTAGTTACCTGAGTCTGGAAGCAGTGAAGTAACGAGTTGAACTCCAGTGAAAAACCTGGAacagagagaaagaaaagagtGAATTATTCGAGTAGCTCAACTGAGTGGTTTCACAGGGTTCGAGTCAAGAAGAAGTTCCAGAGTTCCAGCCAAGTTCCGGTCCAGACAATGGTATGATGTATAAGATTAGCATAGTGATAAAATTCGattgtaatattattattaatacAAATGTTTAGATATGTTAATCTTAAGATCGCGAAATTGTACAAAGATTCTGCAAGAGTAGCCAGATAGGGATGTAGGGCCATATAACGAGCAGGCCACATCTGGCATACGAAGCGGGGCAGGGGGAGCCCAAGTACTCTACGAGACGCTGAGTAGGCCTCTTTTAGGCTGCGTATCCAGACGGGCCCCCGAGCTATACCCAGCCGGGGCATtatgtagagggtacttgggactccatgttaccactctacagtggtaatttgatgcccaggtCGGAGGCTGCACTGAACCAGGTGCAACGCCATCTGGTGGACTGGTTCAGGGAAGCTGACGGCCGAGAGTAAGTTACAGAGTTGCTTCGCAGTTTTCCAATCTTCTTCTAACGAGCAAGATAAAGCTTTTACGCTAGCTTGGAGAACGTTCATGCCTTTAAGCAGAATCTTTCGTTGTTATATGAATGGTAGTGATTGTACATTGTAGCAACATGTACTGTATATCGTATTAAGtgcttgaataaatattcagaGTAAATTGCTTTGGCCATTTATTGCGTTTGGTATTTATGATAGTACTATTGTGTATGGTAGAACTGAGATAGGTATTTCTATACCTTGGGACTTTTGGTCTAAACGGCCTTATCGAGTAAGAGCCCTCAGAGCCAGATGGTACAAGTAGTCTGAGGACTCTTAAGAGAAAGTT contains:
- the LOC135842733 gene encoding uncharacterized protein LOC135842733 isoform X1, which encodes MDGADEREDIPRRAFVWDDSNSSTSESEEEDDATHYRVFRCQLCGQAIGEGSRSKKSNSRALALPCGHQLHKKCMKKHNVEVPGDCPVVRCKKSGKVDPATWVKLRGGTTEISRRANEDNESLRERLRDAERQVQTLIEQNESLMRNTPRTELELRERELKIAIDKAVRLRKELDELQATATALADRNRVLLLAHEGKEEPTPEELVEDAYAIEKEKRDFDVRFDAENRAIRDRRYQQFEEALRENDTSFERALSAISRARSFNHIEDHRVMMLLDLDRQAEEREITLTEILDGLDVVPVLGGVELPVAMQMIGLNSRLEELSISYEDIFELLSDETERARITARRSLRQANARPSSSGVPVTNEQPEAIKIEAVEQPIENEKPPTPSVVIPVLSPEVISSVNRGASLSYESVEASVSSDSGKNSEVSPRADERVSRRVTRKRTSESTSAESSASKISRNSDIPDGVLIASLKLCLERASRDDLRGEIQRLLDMRGDAENDAKPNSDETENLIRKTLLEAKVKKQESTPKTEKRPVDVVTGTPASDADSSTRKSESRSSRKDTTTEGSSSKKSVRSSASKSGVSGVESIKRGRSRSSSSSSSDSSSSSSSPPKRPQRKAAAKREVPAKKKSVSKKKKPTPPKKKPAAKKKAPARKRTTKGKPSTKEEPSVEKERTPERAAEGVQTRSKTRSESKSVEEGEITQSSQEVLELAASSNEVEELAASTPPPPPSDPAPSQPPPPPSPVLREQLPGIAQVNAQERARLVLIEREAQYRHNIEEMLRELDQQEANAQAGYLEPLPVEECFVPAEQRPPHPAPVWILASFQVEPDGQRYYRNVWFPVTRDTLQLAMQSRGIILDDNLTTRDDSFYERDGAAGLIGRYWREGVAFYGINSFIVIGDSLAHALVSEIIFQNREEKEAWKIHPMSGSRIPITTIRKNLRRFVLRSPQRVIMSIGQYETEKEELEEIKKRIRELWQTMFRHGTRHILMVPPVTWPQCPVRRNELRQFLRESPGDYFPGRYVYLEGLEEVINRVPPTVFRGPTPYLNEHQVSEALVRVFEYASIERRHAYGHLARERDPPRPTDEQRRDQIDRSHELRRHDREAREHVDRNAVMERLAHEVHERDLIDRVQAQEYRNPNRRPLPEPNMNVREFEPAPRPRVAREDRRWQQAAQDRPAAQGQRVARDERIQAIAQQPIRQNVPEQQRQNPEQQPENRMPQPAAVPAIGVGLGRGRLAERREIRRRDAEMAQRQNNQNPENHRR
- the LOC135842733 gene encoding uncharacterized protein LOC135842733 isoform X2; this translates as MDGADEREDIPRRAFVWDDSNSSTSESEEEDDATHYRVFRCQLCGQAIGEGSRSKKSNSRALALPCGHQLHKKCMKKHNVEVPGDCPVVRCKKSGKVDPATWVKLRGGTTEISRRANEDNESLRERLRDAERQVQTLIEQNESLMRNTPRTELELRERELKIAIDKAVRLRKELDELQATATALADRNRVLLLAHEGKEEPTPEELVEDAYAIEKEKRDFDVRFDAENRAIRDRRYQQFEEALRENDTSFERALSAISRARSFNHIEDHRVMMLLDLDRQAEEREITLTEILDGLDVVPVLGGVELPVAMQMIGLNSRLEELSISYEDIFELLSDETERARITARRSLRQANARPSSSGVPVTNEQPEAIKIEAVEQPIENEKPPTPSVVIPVLSPEVISSVNRGASLSYESVEASVSSDSERASRDDLRGEIQRLLDMRGDAENDAKPNSDETENLIRKTLLEAKVKKQESTPKTEKRPVDVVTGTPASDADSSTRKSESRSSRKDTTTEGSSSKKSVRSSASKSGVSGVESIKRGRSRSSSSSSSDSSSSSSSPPKRPQRKAAAKREVPAKKKSVSKKKKPTPPKKKPAAKKKAPARKRTTKGKPSTKEEPSVEKERTPERAAEGVQTRSKTRSESKSVEEGEITQSSQEVLELAASSNEVEELAASTPPPPPSDPAPSQPPPPPSPVLREQLPGIAQVNAQERARLVLIEREAQYRHNIEEMLRELDQQEANAQAGYLEPLPVEECFVPAEQRPPHPAPVWILASFQVEPDGQRYYRNVWFPVTRDTLQLAMQSRGIILDDNLTTRDDSFYERDGAAGLIGRYWREGVAFYGINSFIVIGDSLAHALVSEIIFQNREEKEAWKIHPMSGSRIPITTIRKNLRRFVLRSPQRVIMSIGQYETEKEELEEIKKRIRELWQTMFRHGTRHILMVPPVTWPQCPVRRNELRQFLRESPGDYFPGRYVYLEGLEEVINRVPPTVFRGPTPYLNEHQVSEALVRVFEYASIERRHAYGHLARERDPPRPTDEQRRDQIDRSHELRRHDREAREHVDRNAVMERLAHEVHERDLIDRVQAQEYRNPNRRPLPEPNMNVREFEPAPRPRVAREDRRWQQAAQDRPAAQGQRVARDERIQAIAQQPIRQNVPEQQRQNPEQQPENRMPQPAAVPAIGVGLGRGRLAERREIRRRDAEMAQRQNNQNPENHRR